The window CCCCTGCACGCTTCCCGTCCCCTAAAACAGGGCAAGTCCAAATGCCCTACTCGGGCTCATGGACATTGCAGTTCCCAGACCCCCAACCCCCAGACCCCCTCAGCCCTCCAGCCTGGACCCCCAACCCCTCATCCCAGGCCCCCAACTTGGACCTCCCAGGCCCccacagccctgacccacagaccCTCGACCTGGACCCCCAGATTGGACCTCCCAGGCCCCCTCAGCTCTGATCCACAGCCCCTCATCCCAGACCCCCAACTTGGACCTCCCAGGCCCCCTCAATCCTGACCCACAGACCCTCATCCCAGACCCCAAAACTGGACCCCCAGCCCCCCTCAGCCAAGACCCATCCAGCCCagacctcccaggccctctcatTCCTGACCCACAGACCTTTATCCCAGACCTCCAACTTGGACCTCCCAGGCCCATGCAGCTCTGACTCACAGACCCTCATCCCAGACCTCCAACTTGGGCCTCCCAGCCCCCCTCAGTCCTGACCCTCCAGCCCCTCATCCCAGACCTCCAACTTGGACCTCCCAGGCCCCCTCAATCCTGAGCCACAGACCCTTATCCCAGACCTCCATCCTGGACCCCCCACAGCCCCTCattctggccccccagccctcctCAGCCCTGGCCCCTCCAGCCCCTTGGGGTCCCCAGCCTGGACCCCAAGCCTGGacccccagctctctcagtccccCAAATGGCAGTTCCCCTCGTGCCTGGACCCCCAGCCCCTcttgcccccagccccccagcctgGCCCAGGGCAGCACTTTTGCTTGTGGGGCTTTTACGGGGTGCCTGGAGGTGCAAAGGGCCATGTCTGCACCCCACAGAGACCCACAGGACTTGGTCACTtccctggccccacagctccggcccccccatccccatccccgtggcTGGCTTATTTTCAGAGCCCTCAGCTCCAGCAGGGTCCGAAACTTGGCTCTGCATTTCTGCCCCTTGCTCAGTCCCAGAAAGACCCCTCCTGGGTGCCCCAAGTGGCTCGGTGGGGACCCACCTCTACAGCCCCACTGCCACAGCCCCCCCAGCATGGACACGAGCCTGGACAAGACAAGGTTTAGGGCCTTTGgtgtccccagccctgctgctgccacggTGCAATGTGGCCTTTGgtgtccccagccctgctgctgccacggTGCAATGTGCCCCAAGTCCCCAGGAAGGCCAGGCAGGATCCCATCCCAGCGCTGAGCATCGTTGCAACCCCCACAAAAATCCCCTTGGAGAggtgcgcagccaaggaggtGTTTCAGCCACGGACGTTGTTTGGCCAGCTCTCTCTTTAGCGGCTCTTTTATTGCACataataaaaacactgaaaaaatataaGTGAGAATTAATAATTTAGCCCCTGACAAGCAGGTTTGCTTGTTCTTTGGGTAATTCACCGTAACAGTCAGTCAAacagagaaatgcaaagcagTGAATTATTTAGTGGGCTCTCTTAATCAAAAAATAGGTAATTTGGTTTATTAAAGAATAGAGACGCTAAATAATTCGATTCTCTGCCTTGCAGCTATCAAGCGCTTCCAGAGAGACCCCCAGAGCCGTTCCCCATGCCAGAGAGGCTGGAGGGAGCGGAGACACACGTGGGATGGGGCAACACCGGGTGACACGGGGCAATGCGGGACCAGGCAGGCAGCAACGGCTCTGCCGCACCCTGCGCCCGGGAGGCAAGGAAACACCGATGCGCCCTGTGCCCTCGCTAGCTCGCTCCCAGCGTTTGCATCCAAGGGGAGCATCCATCTCCAGATCCGTTCATGAACGCGAAGGGAGTCTCCGGGGAAGGAGACAGCGTTGCGATATTTGCAGCCGTACTTTAACACCACATTcgcagcagcagcggggctgtCGGAGGCTCTGATTTGCAGCCGGGCAGctgtttaaaattcagttttgctgcCTCTGCGTTCAGACAGGGATCCGCCGAGCATTGCCGGCACGCACGGCCCCGGCTTCTCGGGAAAGTCCCAGCTGGCCGCTGGCTCCAGGCCAGCACCTCTGCGGGGATGAGCCTGGCACAGAGCCGGCTCTGGGGCTGCGTCCAGTGCCCCCAGGGCGGCCGCAGGATCCTGCTCCGGGGCTGAGCCGGGAGAGGTGTCCCGAGGAAGCGTTGAGTTTTTCCACAGTGGAACAACGGCTTGTGCTCCCGGAGCTGGAAAGCACCTCATGCCTGAGCTGCTCCGCTGTTTCCTTCCCGGCACAGGGAGGCACCAGCCTGTCCCGCTCCCGCCGTCGCTGCTTCCTCCCCGGTGTTGACGCCGACGGGGCTGCCCATGCCCGGAACCTTGTGCTCCCCGCAAAGCCCTGCCCTGAGCCCAGGGAAGCTGCTCCGTGCTCCACAACCCCAATATTCCGGCCACCTTTTGCAACACCTCCCTTACAGCAGCGCCATGTCGGGGGGGACAGAGCAGTCCCTGCACCCTGCAGGAGGGCTTGCTTGTCACTGGATCCTCCAACATCCCGGTGATGAGCACGTCAGGCCTCTGCACGTGGCTGTCAGGGCCAGGAATTTGAGCGTCTGCGTGGCTACCTGTAAATAAAATTCCTAATGAATTTGGGGTGTTCTGCCAAGAAATGATTGCTTCCTGCCCAAGAAATTCAGTCACGCTGGCTCCTCGGCTTTACCGGCAACGCTGGCCCACCCGTTTCCTTCACTCTGTGGCAAAGGGGGATTGCCAGGGCAAAAGGCGCGTTATTAAAAAGCCAGCTCGTTAGCACAGTCATGCACCTCCCCTCAGAGCGAGAGACGGAGAGAGCCTGCTGCAGCCCCGCGGAGAGGGAGCAAGCGCGTGCAGAGCGTGCACCGTCGCGCACAGCGTCCGACGGCAAGCGCGCGCGGCTGAGCGTGCACCGTCGGTGCAAAGCTACCGTCGGAGAGCACGCGCGGCTGAGCATGCGCCGGGGTGCAAAGCACCCGCTGGGGAGCGTGTGTTGCTGAGCGTGCACCGTCGCGCACAGCGCCGAAAGGCAGAAGGCGCGCGGGCTGATCCTGGCACGCGGACATCATGGGCAACTGCATCCCTGTGGTGAGTGCACCCCCTTTTCCCTGCTCTTTTCCATCCTGCTGGGAAGTGAGGGGCTGGAGGCAGGGGCGGTGGGCGAGCCTCCGCAGCAACGCCGCGTGCTCTCCTTGCATGCATGTGCCGGGCTCTCGCCACTGCCCTGTGCTCTGGGCAGCTAAGAGAAATGTGGCCCGAGACCCTGGACATGGGGTGGGCGCTGCCCAGAACCGTCCCGTTAGAGGAGCATCTTGAGGCATTTCGGTTTAGAGAAAACCACCTCCTCTAATGGGTTCCCATTTCTAGTTTTCCTGTCCCCTCgtctcccttctccctccttcagCTCTTGTGCTGACCCCCCTCCTGCCACCCCCCCCACCAAGGGACCTAAGGGTCCCCTTTCTCTGGCGCTCCTCTCTCCCGTACCCGAGCCACCCCTCCATACCTGCTGGTCGCCTCCGTCTCTCACAGttctcccagtgcttcccagatCCTTTCAGCACTCTCCAGGGACTTTGCAGGACCAAGTGCCCAGCGTAGGGCACCCTGCACCAAGCCCTCACCCGCTTCCCactgggggggggcacagggcagcaagCAGGACAGGGGCACCGAGCTGGCACCACTGGGAAACATTTCCTTGTGTTCGGCTTAGTGGGGTTTGCACCCAGCCGTTGTGGGGTTTGCACCCAGCCGCTGTGGGGTTTGCACCCAGCCGCTGTGGGgtttgcacccagctgctgtgGGGTTTGCACCCAGCCACTCTGGGGTTTGCACCCAGCCGCTGTGGGGTTTGCACCCAGCCATTGGGGGTTTGCACCCAGCCGTTGTGGGgtttgcacccagctgctgtgGGGTTTGCACCCAGCTATTGGGGGTTTGCACCCAGCCGCTGTGGGGTTTGCACCCAGCCATTGGGGGTTTGCACCCAGCCGTTGTGGGGTTTGCACCCAGCCGCTGTGGGGTTTGCACCCAGCCGCTGTGCGGTTTGCACCTAGCTGTCACAGGGCTTGTGCTGTGCCCGTGTGGAAGAGGTCAGCTCTCAGGAAGGGCAGCGGTGGGCAGTGAGAGCGTGGCTGCCGATGGCCTGACGCCAGCAAAGCGTGTCCCCACACCCGGCTGTTCGCAGCAAAGCAACTTGCAGAGTCCCGGCTGCTCTCAGCCACTGAGAAGCGCCTGGAGTCAGCTGCAGGACAGTAAAAAACAGGTTGCCTCGCACATCAGCCCCGAAAAGCTTGTCAAGAGTCTAAAGGACACAGCAGTGCCAGGCAGCAATTCCTACAGATAAAGGCGTTAAGACTTGAGCGGATACTAACACCAGCAGAGCTTTGCAGCGATGTTTGCACGAGGATTTCCAAGCCAAGAGTTATCTTCCCTGCAGGGACGGGCTCCCATGTCCCCAGAGGCCATTGCCCTCCCCGAAACACACAAAACCCCTGGGAAAACCGGTGCCCTGCAAAGCCCTGCAAAGGGTCTGTCTCAGTTTGCCCCTCTGAAGTCGTAAGAAACTTGTGGCTTTTACGCCCGAGGAGCAGCCGGGGCTCTGCTCCCTCCTGCGGGTGCTGGCCCGGGGTGAGGTATCAgctccagcccggccccacgCTCCCTCTCCCAAGCCGCATGTCTCTCCCTGATAATCAACTGGCTGCAAACAGCCCAACGGCTGTAAATAAATCCCCGTTCGCTGGCTGCAGCCTGGCCACAAGGCAGCATTGCAAAAAGAGCGTTTGACAGCGCGGTTAGCCACGGCGGCTGCACCGGGGACCCCCGCGGCTCCTTTGCTCCGtgctgtgtgttgcactggagcAGAGACCCGGCTTTGCCCTGTCCCGGCCGTGCTGGGCTCAGCTCCCGATAACGGAGAGCCTGGTTTCCGCACGGAAACGGTGCAAGCTCGGCGGCACCATGGCAGGACCCGTTGCAGgcggcagcgaggcgctggcagcGGCACCAGCCGGGCTCCAAGGTGTCGCGAACGCCCTCAGCAGCAGCGCGGTAGGGACACAGCCCCAGGACACGAGAGGAGAAGGGAGCCCCAAAACCATCGATGGAGACAGAGGGGACACTTCAGGGGAACCCCCGGGGCCGCGCTCAGGGACGGGCACCTGCCTTCGGCGCGTCCGCCGGGCTGAGCGAGGGCGCCCGAGCGTGACGCCTGCtcgtctcctttgcagaaccccaGCGTCCTGGGGAACAAGACCTCCCTGGATCTCATGGACATCATGGAAAACCTCTCCTACAGCGAGGACTACTTCAGCAGCCTGGACTACGCCGACGTCGAGCCCTGCCACAACCATTACTGCCCCGTCTTCCAGCGCGCTGCCCCCGTCTTCCTGGCCGTAGCCTGCGCCTTGGCAGCCCTCGGCAATGGGGCGCTGCTGGTGGCCTTGGCCAAGTGCCCCCACGTGTGGGGCCAGCCCCACAGCAAAGCCTTGGTGGCCCAGCTGACGGTCGGCACCAGCCTCTtcgccctgctgctgcccttcttCGCCGCGGGCACCCAGCACGGCTGGCGCCTGGGGCCGGGGCTGTGCAAGCTCGCCCACACGCTGTGGCACTGGAGCCTCTTTGCCCAGGGGCTGCTGGTGGCCAGCGGCTCGTGCAGCACCGCGTGGAGCCGCTGGGACCCCCCGAGACGGTGGCTGGCCGTGGCAGTGTGGGCAGGAGCTCTGCTGCTGGCGACGCCGGCCGCCTTCACCAGCGGCACGGCGCCGGCGCCGGAGGTAGCCTGCGTCCTCAGGAACGTGGAGATCCTCTCCCCGGCGTACCTGGCCCACCTcaccctctgcctctgcctcttcctgctgctgcCGGCGGCCCTGGCGGTGGGCACGCTGGCCGTGCCGTGGCTCCAGAAGGGCTGGGAGCCGGCGAGCTGCGTGCCGTGGCTCTTCTTCGGCCTCTGGGCACCCTACGGCGCGGGGCTCGCCGTGGACTTCTTGCTGCAcgcccagctgctgcagctcaccTGCGGCACCTTCGAGCAGTTCGACTTCGTGCTGGGGCTCTGCGAAGCCCTGGGCGTCCTGCACTGCTGCCTGGGGCCGCTGCTGCTCCTCGCCGTGGGGCTCCGTCGCCACTGGACGGGGCCCGGCAGCAGAGGCTGAGCGGCCGGTGCAGCACCCCAGGGTGAGGAAACCGGCACCCATCCGCAGGGCACCAAGGGTGCCCAGCTCTCCCCTCCACAGGGTCCCTCCGACGTGGTccgctgccctccctgccctgtgCCCAGGCGCCAGGCTCTGCCCAAGCCTCGTCCCTTCTCCTGGCCTTCAGGCACGTGGCAAGGTCGCTGCTCCAGTCCCCCACAGCCTCCGAAATGTGGCAGCCAAGCGCCGCCGGCCCCTTTGCACCATCCAGCAGCGCTTGGCTGATCCAAGGCACCCGTGCGGTGGGGCAGGACCGGCAAAGCCCACCTCCCACCTCAGGCGCCCAGTTCTTCTGCAAAATGGACAATAAAGCGTCCCCACTTCGGGCACTCGTGTGGCTTCTGGCTGGCTTATTCGGAAAAGCCCCGAAAGGGGCCACCTCTGCCTGTAGCCTTGCTTAGCACTGAAGCACACAGAGAGCAAAGAACTGCCCAGCTCAATGCATGTTCCCCCGACCAAGGCAGAGGCTGTCACTCGGGTAAAGGCTGGGGAAGGAGTGGGTCAGCAAGCAATAAGGGGCGTCATGTGCGGAGGCAGACGAGAGCCAAGGgccggggaaggagggaaggggcagccacCCTGCACACCTGTGTGATCCTCCTCTCCCAGCCgctcgggggctgcagccccagcacgcAGCGTGCAGCGCGCAGGGAGACACGCAGCGCAGGGGGCACGGCGCACAGCACATAACGCATGGCTCGCAGTGCTGGTGCACAGTGCGGGGTGCTCAGTGCAAGGGGCACAGAGCAGGGCGCGCCGTGCGGGATGCGCACTGCAGGGTGCGCAGCGCAGGCTGCACCGCAAGGAGCACGGGGAGTTGCACAGTGCAGGGTGCGCGGTGCAAGGTGCTCAATGCAAGGTGCACCGTGCAGGGTGCGCAGTGCAGGGTGCCAAATGGCACACGACGCATGACATATGGTAACGGATGCACAGCGCAGGGTGCTCAGTGCAAGGGACACAGTGTAGAGTGCGCaacagaggctgcaccgtgcatAGCACAGTGCAAGGAACCCAGTTTGAGTTCCTCAGCGCACGGCACCCGGGGCAGGCTGCACAGTGCAGGGTGCTGAAAGCAAGGTGCACCGTGCGGGGTACACAGCACAGGGTGCCAAATGTGTGGCACACAGCATGACACCCGGTAATGGGGTGCACAGTCCGTGGTGCTCAGCGCAAAGGGCACAGCGCAGGGTGCACGGTGCCTGCTGCGCAAGGCGTGATGTGGTGCAGGGCGCACAACGCAGGACGCAGCGCACGGCCCAGCGCAAGGAGCAGGGTGCGAGTTGCACAGCGAGGGACACACGGTGCAGCGTGCGCGGCGGGTGACAGCGCAGGGTGCGCACCGCAAGGTGCACTCACTTGGTGCGCAGCGCAGAGCGCGAGGCGCACAGCGTGTGGCGCGCAACACAGAGCGGCGCACGCGTCGCCCGTGTCCCGTCTTCGCTGTGTGACGCCTCCTCTCTGCCACCTCCCAGGAGCACAGCTGTGGGCGCAGGCGGCCAGGCGAAGGTCGAGCTCTGCCCTTGCATGGCAGCACCGAGGCTCCCCGCTCCTGACCCCATGGCATCTCCTGCCCACTCGGGTAATGAGTGGGCAGCGCTCAGGCAGCTCCTCTTGGCTGCGTTTTCCTGCCTGCTGGGCGCTGGGGAATCCCTCCCGGCCAGCAGCCGCTCGTTGCAACTGAAAGGGGAAAAGGCTTTGACCTCGGACGCAGCAGATTAATTGGGCGTGAAAAGGGCAGCGAGAGGGGTACAGGGCACCGTTCGCTGTCCCGCTGCGAGAACTGAGCCCTGCGGAGCGGAGAGCAAAATGTTGTGGCTTCGCCAGGCACAGCAGCCACTGCTAAGCGGAAAGGAGGCAAAGAAATCCAGGGATGAAGTGGGAAGCCTTATTGCTCCAAAGAGGAACCAGCCATGGGGAAACCGTCCTGGCACCCAGGGAGGGCAGTGctcacccccagcacccagggagGGCAATGctcacccccagcacccagggagGGCAGTGctcacccccagcacccaggggagGGCAGTGctcacccccagcacccaggggagGGCAATGctcacccccagcacccaggggagGGCAATGctcacccccagcacccaggggagGGCAGTGctcacccccagcacccaggcaggGCAATGctcacccccagcacccagggagGGCAGTGctcacccccagcacccagggagGGCAGTGctcacccccagcacccaggggagGGCAGTGctcacccccagcacccaggggagGGCAGTGctcacccccagcacccaggggagGGCAATGCTCACCCCCAACACCCAGGGGAGGGCAGTGctcacccccagcacccaggggagGGCAGTCGTCTCCCATGCATGATTTTGCTTCTTCTGTGGGTTTTTACCACATGTGGAGGCCAGGGCAGGAATGAGCCTGCATTTGTGTTAGGAGTTGTGATCTGTCTCCACCACCCTGCTTAACCCCACTCACGCAGAGCAGAGCTCTCAGCTGCAGACATGGAGCAATCAGGAAAGCTGCAAAAGCTGCAAGGAACGGGGCAGATCTTGGGTGCTCCCGATTCACAGGATGGGAATCTCTGACCTAACGCAGGCATCGGAGCTTGCCTTCATCACCAGCCTTGGAAATGCAGCCAGCTGCGTCCACCAGTCCCAGCTGGATCCATCGCAGCCCCTGAAAGCGCTTGTGTCTCTTCTTTGACTGTGGAGAGTGATGGTGGTGGGAACCGCAGACATGTAAAATTAAGTTTAAGACATCCTGCCTTGAAGGACTTTACCGCTAACATACAGGAGAAATCCAAGTTCTCCGAGCTCCGCAGGAGATGGATGAGCCCAGGTCTTTCCTGAGCTGTATAAATCCTGGTGCTCACCTCCCTGCCTTCCCTGCAGGGTGCATGTCCCCAGCACCCGTGCCAGGAAACAACCCTGCATTTTTGTCATGCTCTTGACAGTGTTTTGAATGTAGCAAGCACTCATCATTCCTCCTGGCAGCTCCACTTGGATTTTAAGGACCTCAGAAGCCAAAATGATCCTTCAAAACGTCAATAAGAAGATCAGTGGGACAAGCACAGTAATTCTGGCCTGAGCGGATGGCAGAAATCACGGCCACAGccttgcagctctgcagagagacagCACAAATCCTCCCCGTGCTGAGAAAGAAGCCTCTGCTCTAGTGATGCAATCACAAAGACGACAGCTCGGCACCACTGGAATTTGCTCTGATTTAAGCACTCGCATGGCTGTAGAACGCAGTGCTTTGTCCTCGCTTCTAGCATCCTTATCTCCATGGGCAAAGGATCTCTTATCGCCGGGAGGAAGTTTGGTCGCTCTTTTTCTCAGCCACCCCCCCCAAGCAGATCCTCTTTCTGCAGATGTATCCCTGAACCCAGCTGCCTCTCAGATGAGCTGGGCTGGGAAAGGGCACCAGTTTGATCCATGCTGCAAAGAGCAGGAGCGGGCTAGAGCCATCGGCCCAACGGAGGCCAGGTGAGATACCGCCTCCCCATCCCACCTCTGGTCTTTATCAACCAGCAGGTCACCAGCCCCAAGGATGCCAGGATGTGAGTTCCTACCAGCCCCGTCCTGGGACAGAGGGGTTCCTTGTCACGCTGGGCTGGCTCGGCCCCGCACTGCAGGGATTCACAGCTTGACCTCACTGATCTGCTGATTTCTTCTGAATTGCAGCCATAATTGAGGAAGCCGGGTGAAATCCGCCCAGAAACATGACTTCCTCTTTAGCTCTTTGTTGCTGGCTGCAGTTAATGAAGCCAGTGGAAGCACGGGGCTGCTCCAGGCCCTTTGGCTGTCATGGGGCAGCTCGGAGCTGGCTGCTCTCCCATCCTGTCCACGTCAGCAGTGCCACGAGAAAGCATCAGCCTGGCCATCAGAGCCCATCACGGGCACCAGGCTTGGCATATGCCAGGTCCCCATGGACTTCTCCGCCCACCACCCCCCACCCCTGGGCTCTCAGCACCCTCAGCCCGGACGTTTGGGGCTGGACGCACTGATCTgctcagctccactctggcacccccCCAGCTCTCTGGCAGGCATCTCAAAGCCCCACTGCTCACATTACCCTTTTCCATGCGGAGAGGACATCCTGCCCTTGCCCTATGCCGATCCCTGCCTGCCCCTCTttgccctccaaaaaaaaaaatcagtgctcccATGCTGGTGCTGCATCCCGAGTCCAGGGCAAAGTCTTGGTTCTGGATAGGAGAAGGCAGTGCAGCCTAATGGCCATGGTGGGGGCGTGGGGTTGCAAGGCTGCAGGGTgagccgtgcctcagtttccccagtttGGGGGTGTCTTCACGGACCTCAAGGCGGAGGAGAGCTGGTGGGGCTGGCAAAAGGGCCAAGCTGACCCAGGGTCAGCCCAGAGCCCTGCGGCTCCGGGGCCGGCATGGGCTTCCCCAGCGTGCTGCCTCGGCCGACTTAGCCACGCTGCCGGGAGATCTCGGCAGGCGGAAAGGGCAGCAGCAACTGCTGATCCCCGCACCAGCGTTTATCTCCATGAGTGAAGTGAAGGGGGATTATTCACTCTCTCCTGGCGAGCAGAGATAAACGTCATGTCAGAGATCAACCGGCGGGGATTATATACAATACATATGTTTGTCAGGCCCTGTTCTCCTGGGGTCAGCCTGCATCTAATGACAGGTGCTGAAAAGTGCACGGAACATGCGGACTCGGACGGACTGCAAGCACAGCTCTGCTTTTAATAATTTGTCAACTGCTCTGTCACCCATGAAATAGCAAACGGCTCCAAAATGCTCCCACCaaaccagcagcaggcactttcTCCAGGCACATCCTCCCAGAACAGAGGAATGCACAGGCCCAGCCAGGGCCACTCTTCAGGCTGGCTGTGCCACCAAGACACACTGCTCGAGGGTCTTCAGCGACGAGCTGCAGGGGTGAGTTGCAAACACACTCCCTTGGGTGCCCGCTCATCTGCGAGGGAGCAAAATGGGCCCATGCCATCCCAGGCAGATGACTCCGTAGGGAGGGTGCTGGCAGTCCAATACATGCATCCCACAAAAGGACGGGACTGTCGCAAAGTGAAGGTCCAAGAGGAGAGAGCCCAAAATCTCGTGGCCCCCCTGGAACACCAGCAGGCATGTTCCCCCCACCTCTGCCTCTCTAATATGCACAGCCCAAAGCTGGTCCCCCCAAAAAACATGCAGTCAGTTCCTGTCCTTATACCGCGCTGCTGTCCCTGGAGCATCCTGTGGCTCTGCAGCTTGCAGTCCATCCTCACTGCTGCTGGGGGTTGTTTTTCTCCCTGGGAAGGGAGGATCAGACCCATTGAAGAGTTTAAAACTGCAGCAGGGATGTTGCAGACTGGCGAGGAAAGAGCTATAAACCCAGCAGGAAGGCAACCAAGCGCTGTGCACCTTGCAAGCTTCAGCACAAACCAGGAGGACCCTGCAGATGCCAGGAAGGGGATGCCACAGTGTCCCAAGGAGACAGCCTTCCAGTAATGCACCCAAGACCTGCCCTCACGGTGTGCACAGGGATGCATGGTCTGCTCAGAGTCGCCTGCGCCACCGGCTCACCACCATCCCCCTGGAGCAGCCTGGAtccctcccctccatccctgggtgcagggaggcccagaggacagcacaggACAAGGTCATGCTGACCTGGTGGCGCAGGCCAGGGGCAGCGTTTCCTGAGGATGTTTGGCCCAGCCATGCCCTGCCAAGCGCTGGTTCTTATGATGAGATCCATCACCTCCGGTCACGCCGCGATTAgggctcccacaggaccagctgaCAGGAAACGGGAGGCATACGCTCCTCGTGCTTCCAAATTAGTGAGAAAAGTTAATAATGGCAGAGAAGCTCTCCAGTCTATTAGTGGGAAACAGGGTGATTTATATCCGGCACTGGAGGCAGTTAACCAGCCCTCATCCATTCCGATTAGGGACGGCTCCGCGCGCAGTCACAAGATGCACAGGCTACAAAATCAATGTGGAAGGAGAGCCGGGAGCGATTCTGGATGGGGAAAGAAGGAGATAGGGAGGTGCAGGCCCATGGCCAGGACAGCAAGGTCTTGCCACCTACTGGGTCCGTGGCCCAGTGGTGGCCATGGTGGCATGCGGGAAGTTTGGCCAGGCACTCACCCACTCCATTTTCAGCCCTTCAGAAGAAACACAGGGAGCTGCTCCAGCTGACGCGAGCCCTGTGGGTTCATAGTTCATCCCTAG of the Apteryx mantelli isolate bAptMan1 chromosome 31, bAptMan1.hap1, whole genome shotgun sequence genome contains:
- the ACKR1 gene encoding atypical chemokine receptor 1: MGNCIPVNPSVLGNKTSLDLMDIMENLSYSEDYFSSLDYADVEPCHNHYCPVFQRAAPVFLAVACALAALGNGALLVALAKCPHVWGQPHSKALVAQLTVGTSLFALLLPFFAAGTQHGWRLGPGLCKLAHTLWHWSLFAQGLLVASGSCSTAWSRWDPPRRWLAVAVWAGALLLATPAAFTSGTAPAPEVACVLRNVEILSPAYLAHLTLCLCLFLLLPAALAVGTLAVPWLQKGWEPASCVPWLFFGLWAPYGAGLAVDFLLHAQLLQLTCGTFEQFDFVLGLCEALGVLHCCLGPLLLLAVGLRRHWTGPGSRG